The nucleotide sequence ctccaatgaaaacaggggcgtcctatcaaatcagaaaccaggattgaacctgggaaaaatagggacacttggagggtctttaaCAGTGACGTGTGGCCAAAGGCGCAGACAATCAGCTACAAATTCAATCTAAAAAGCTATACCACTAAAAGCAGCAAAGCCCCAAGTTGCACAGTGCGTTCTTGGCTACAGGTGTAGATGTGGCGCCCACAACAGCTTCTCTCATTTTGCACACTGTGTAGCAGCTATTTCTCTCCTCCTGGCTATAAACAGCTGGATAGAGTGTCCTTTTCAAAGGCAGCGTGCTCTGTCTCCCCTTACTCAATGGACAGGCATTACATTTTTTCTCCTGGCCGAGGGACAAAGCAGAGAACAGCAGCTGTAGCTTCATCCCCACAGAGGTGGCCATGCAAATGATGCAGAAAGGAGCTTTTGAATAATAGACTTCCGGTTTCTTTTCTGCCAAGTCTTCCCTAATAACCATCTGAGGCACGTTTACAGCTATCAAATGGAAAACCCAGATCAGCTGCTGTTCACCATTACACATTTTCTGGTCTGATCCTTGGTGATTTGTGGCGTCTTATTTCAGAGGTTTCCCTCTTTCAACGGTCACAGTTCCATGTGGGGTCTCCTtctcctccagatgtcttcttGCCAAGCGTTCTGCCCTGTGCaagaagacatctggaggagaaggagactccacaaggGTCCAATGGGTAGGTTTACAGCTCAGTGCATGGCTTCACCTCATAGGGCCAATGCGCTCAGACCACACTGAAAAAGTAGGTGCTCATGACTTTAGtgcccccccaaataataaataaataaataaattgtttgtttgtttattatttataccctgcccatctggctgggtttccccagccactctgggaggcttccaacgaaagattaaaaatacattaaaacatcagtcattaaaaacttccctaagcacggctgccttcagatgtcttctaaaagtcagatattgtttatttccttgacatctgatgggagggcgttccacagggcaggcaccaccaccgagaaggccctctgcctggttccctgtaacttcgcttctcgcagtgagggaaccgccagaaggccctcggtgctggacctcagtgtcggggctgaacaatggggttggagatactccttcagctatactgggccgaggaggtttagggctttaaaggtcaacaccaacactttgaattgtgctcggaaacgttcaATGAGGAAAGAAGTCATTGTATCATAATATACCCCAATTCTGCCACAGCTGAAATCCAAGCAGTGGAGATGTTAGATGCATCTCAATTATTTCTCTAGGCTGCTTATAATTTGATCAACGGTCAATGGGTTTTCTTAAGTTTGAATCACACAGCCTTTTTGCAATACGGTAGTTgcgttagagcatggtgctgataacaccaaggttgcaggttcgatccctgtatgggacagctgcatattcctgcattgcagggggttggagtggatggtCCTCAGGGCCCctccaaactctacagttctgtggttctaagTGGGCTTTTTTTGTAGGCATCTGGATGTCCaactgggagaacagggtgctggcctAACCCAGCAAATGCTTACATGGGTGCAAATTTAAACCACTCGGCATTCAGTACAAAGGTGTGCACATGCAAAGCCTATCCCAACAGAAAGGCATGCCAAGTGGATCAGTGCGCCATTCAAACAGCAACTTATTTAAATTGACTGAGACACTAGAGGAAGACAGGCTTGCAAAGACCACGCTGAGAGCTGCTGAGGTGTGCAAGGATTAGATTATTGCGTTAAATCTGGGGAAACTCGgtttcaaatcccagctcagccatgagGATCCCTGAGCAATCTTGATTCAGtcagctaacctacctcacagggttcttgtgggaGAGCTACGCAGGTTGTCTTGAGCTCCTCCAAGAACAGGCAAGCTATACAttgtaataaatataataaaacgaTGTGCGAGAAATTTCACAGAGGTGTAAGGTGCTATTTTGTTGATCAGGCAAAAGAGCAGAAGACAGGGCCTTGAGCACAAGGAGTTATCTGCTGCTAACCTATGTCCCAatttgggatggggagaaatttgtctcagttctcatttaaagattATTACTCGGGCGTAATTTGCATTTTCCGAAACGATTTGAGAACCGAAACGCAGCCGTCCTTCGAAAACCGCACTTCTCCAAACTTTGCAAggctgcaggggcgtagcaagggggggcgggctgcccctagttccaggggagggggtgacactttggccagcccACCTCCGCCCtgccccgccgggcgggccccaaacaggggcatgtcgccttttcccccttccagcggctattttttggtgggaggtgggccagcgaggagggggtgtcatgctgGCATGataccccctcctcgctggcccacctcccgccgaaaaaactgctgggaggggggtgaaaggaagcagagcaggcgcatctaagcgcctgctctgcttctcttttttccctttccgccgcttttttcggcgggggggcacGGGCCAGCGAGAGGGGGTGtaacgcttgtcactggcatgacacacCCTCCTCACTGacccacccccgccgaaaaaaagccgcggaaagggggaaatttcccctttctgcattcacgtgcgtcgtgcccctcccccccaggggggtgcctctgcgcccccgccgcccccagcagcgcagaggcttgctacgccactgcaaggCTGCTCTCCAGCCAAAGAATGTCACATATACTAGGGCAGAGtttgcatatattggtgaaaacaagATACAAGAATATAATATATTGCAGGGAAactgcaaaaatatgcatatgtGGGGGGCGGATGAATTGTGCTAAAATGTAAGTCAATTTTCATGagctttttgaaaataaaaatccagaagctgatgtggaaatgcagggGAGCAAATCCAAggttggaaaaacgagaaaccgaATTTGACAGATCTGTCCAGCCCTATTCAACAATAAAACCCCCAAGAAACCCTGAGAAAGTAACAGTGTTCTTTCCCTCTGCCTGGGATGCCTCCTGTATTTATACTTGCTGCAAGAGAAACcctgcaagagaaagagagagggtatGCAAATGATCTTCCAACAACCCGTTCCTCTGAGCTGCTATACCAGCAAATCAAACAGCGACGGAACACCACACATCTTTGAACTGGGCTGAGCATTACAAGGCTCACGCTGCCAAACACGACGGGAAAATCCCAGGGGCCTTTTTGCATGGGTACCTAGTAATTTCATGCTGGGGCCTaggaattcaaaatattttttgagCTCTAGTCAGGCCCAGGAATTTGATGCCTACTTGCCTGGGAAAATGAGGTATATATTATTTTCCCCCAGCCCAGCTACCAAACTTTTAAACACTGATCCTCATTAATAAAGTCTTCCTAGGCTGTAAAAGTGGCTTTGGGGGGAACGGGGACACAAAAAACAGAGTAACTTTTACATAAGGTTGAAACAGCAAAGAGTGTGCTGGACAGAAGAAGAGTGTGGAGCTCGGGGAAAAAGTcagtagcaaggggggggggagaaaatcgtATGAAACTGTTTCAGCACAACACGACTTTGTTTAAAAATGATGCTTATATTGAAATCAGTATTacaaattattcttttttttataagattttattgattttccatataaacaaacagaaaaacaatacacaaatacaacatacaactttttttttgaCAAACCTAAACAAACAACATCTATATCAACAGTATTACAAATTATTCTGTTACGGGAGGAAATGTcctggaaattttaaaatgaggGTGAATTCGTGGTACTTTGATTCCCATATTTAatacaaaaaaaaggaagaaaaggtttTCTGCTTCCTAGCACACGTGGAATTTAAGGTCTTTTTAAAGGAagggctgttgctcagtggtagaggatgtgatttgcaagcaaaaggtctcaggttcaattcctggcatctccaggaaggactctgagagactccctgtctgaaatcatggagagctgctgccagtcagagcagacagtactgAAGTAGATGGACAAAAGATGTGAGTCAGTATAAGGGAACTTCCTAAGTTCCTAAACCACTGCTTATACTAACCAACTGGACAAGTTCGCACATAACAGCAAACCAAACAATTGCTTACCACGAATGAGCAAGTGTGATGAAACATTCATCTAGAGAGAAAAATTCAgacacttccctcctcccctggcctTGCTGTGCTACCCAGAACAAAacaatggtttggcttagcgcTACCTAGGCTGTCGCTTTGTTTCACTTCCAAGTAACCAAAGCCTGTTCTTGGTTGTTCTTGTTTGTTGAAGATAAGCCACAATCCAAGTTCTCCACAATGCTAAGCAAACCTATAGCTTAGACCCTCCGGCTTTCAGCAGTGGTAGGTTGAAGCATTTATCAGCTGACCCTTTTTCTTTGTAGCATGGCTTGAGTTCAAGCCATGCTGTAAAGGAAAGAGCCAAGCAGGGCTGCTGATCAGCTGACTAGGTCTGACTTCAACTGCTAATTTCAGCAAGGGCTGTGCCACCGAGTTCCCCACGGGGACGTCCGTAACACAGCCGAGCCCAGCAGACTTACTGTCACTTTCAGCAGTGACACGCCTCCCTTGCCAAGGAATAATCAGGAACACACATCAAGGCTCCAGATGGTTCACTGGCAGGCACATCTCGACTTGCCCAACACCTGACATCATGTACGGAGCGCATGGTTTGAGGGACAAGGCCTTGGTGCCCCATACTGATACCCATGCCAGGCCAAATTAAGCCTGTGGGACTGCTGGAGTTTCCTCACGCCTGCTACAGACCATCACCTAGTCAgggtgttagaaactcagatatataagctaggcaccaaataacccccttaaaccagggttacagtcgccaaaacggaatgcttAGTTGCCACTTGGGGGCACAGAAAGctcaaaagtcgtatttttcaatatgtctttttggtttctgaaattcgttctgattgtgcagataaaatatctgtgtgttgttagtgtgtggaaacaggcaagatccaaggatccccaggcatgcacctccagatggcggAGACATCAGGCACCATCCTAGCGCCCAGGCATcctcacttggtcgcaagtgccAATAGCCAGGAGCAAAATGTGCCTTGTGCCTGGCGAATTTTGAACGCTGCTAGCGCTATCCAAAGGAGGAGCTGCAGAAGCCAAGAAGAACTTCTTTACACCAATAAGACAAAGCTATCCAGGTGCTTCCTGACTCTTAGACAGCCTTCCAGACCAATTCCTCCCTGCTCTTCCCGACTACTGGAATGTGCTCCTCTGCTGCCTTTGCTTAACACCACTTAAAAGCAACAGATTTTGGCATGCCATAGCATCTGTGAATATACTTGAGCCTGTATTGCACACAGATCTCCCCCAAAACAGGAATGGAGAACGCTGGCAGCTTCAAACACAGTTGGACTCCAATCAGCCTCAACCTGCCTGGGTCAATGGTCAAAGTTGGATTGGAGCTGGGGATTCCACCTCCTTGTCTTACCGTGCTGAGTTAAAGCATcgaaaacatttcttctttttttaaggtcaGCTGCACATGACCACTAACCAGCCATGGGGTTTAGCAAGACCCTGGAATTTGTAGACACTAGACAATAATCCACTAGCAATCCCCATGCAGAATAAACACAGCAGAACAGATACTACAGCAATCAAAGCTGAAAACCAATAGAAACTGCATCCATCCTTAATAATACGTGTGACCTTCTTAACCTAGGTTTATGAGCATATTTTTGCATATACTTTACTTCTAGGTAAGAAGAGGGTGATGTCGTGCATGTAGCCGGCTtctagaggaggagaaaaaggaatGAGAGTCTGCTAGGATTCTAGAATGTAATGGCATTTTTGGATGCTTTCAGGCCACCAGAACAACAGACAGACTCCCGCTGAAGTGTAGTATCACTTCTCAGATTCCACACAGCATGCCGCTGAGATAAATGTCAAACTTCTTGAGGAGTTGTCAGGTACTTGAAACTGTCAAACATTTCACCAGAATATTGTCATCTCACAAACAGGCAAAACGGCAGTGTTTATCCAAGTCTCCACTCATCCAATAACAGGGAGTATGAAGCCATCACTTTTGAAAAGAGCAGAGTAAGGGGGCAGGGTGGGATTATTAATCCATTGGTCTCCTTCACCCCAGTGTCTCAAAAATAAGGGCAGGGATAGTCTGGCCATGGTGGTTTGTGCATTGGTAACCTCGAGATTTGATTATTGGGCTGTGGGGTTCTCCTTCAGTCTCACCCGGAAGCTCCAGTTGGTGCAAAGACTGGGGCCAACTACCACCAGCACAGAATTCCAGTGATCAGAAGCTTGCAGCGGCTGCTCGTATGGTACCagaccaggttcaaggttctggAATTAATCCTCAAGGCCCTTCGCAACTTGGCTTACATCCATGCCCAGggttagcgccccccccccccgtggcccTGATGCACGGCTTGGATCCACCAACAGCCATGCCTTCAATATTGTGgacccaattttatggaactAGCTTGCAATTAAGGTCAAGAATAGCCCCCTCCCTACTGaaccctccttctcttcttttccagtaGGCATTTAAACTGAATTCTGATGGGACTAGCAATGTTCAAAACCCCACAGGGGAGCGTGGTCCTAGCAGTGTTTGAAATCTCCCAggcaccaggcgcattttgcaactggtGCAGGTTCAATCACGACCACATTGAGATCTCAGGATGCCAGATTGGTGACTGACATCTCTACCTGACTGGCCCCTTCAGCTtccttaagcaggtaagcagaagagcatATTTACTGCATTAgtatcccaccttcttctccaaggactACATGGTTCAGCCCCCTCCTCAGTTAACCCCTACAACGCCCCTGTGAgttaggttaagaggctgtggctcactccaaggtcacccagtgagcttcatgactgagtggaaaTCTaaaccctgatcttccaggtcctagcctgacactctaacccaggggtccccaaactaaagccagggggccggatgcggcccaatcgccttctaaatgcggcctgcggacggtccgggaatcagcgtgtttttacatgagtagaatgtgtgtttttatttaaaatgtatctctgggttatttgtggggcataggaattcgttcttcttcttcttttttcaaaatatattccggccccccacaaggtctgagggacagtggaccggccccctgctgaaaaagtttgccaacccctgctctaacccacagctttccaaactgtgtgtcgccaACCGTTAGTATGTCAGTtgcagtgtgcaggtgtgtcATACAAatgctccccacgctcctcctggggctggaaaggggttagtttaacctctagcttgctaataaaactgaattactgtgtcacaaaatgatgcgtgtctaaaaagtgtgtcaccaacatgaaaagtttggaaagctctgctctaaccactacaccacaatggcttccaagagtacttctgctatggacagcaatataaattaagtaggtaaataaatatggggaaagcaaaaagtCATTTAGAGATCTGAAATGTTTTCcatttccttgaagcttgaatttgttttattctgggttgttttagttgatgttttaatgtgttgtaaaccactttgatattttttctttaaaaatatcgAGTGGTATAgaactgaaattattattattaacaataaattTCATTGGGGAGAAATGGTGCCTATATTCTGTTGTGGTGGccataacctaggtttagggTGCCATTTAGCAATTAACTTTCATAcctgagtttctttcttttttttaattaaaattttgtGGCAAAGATTCCAACAAggtgattttatttgtttattcagcGGTTCGACTGGAATGGTGAGGGAGAATGAACTGCAGGTTGATAACGGGTTGAGAGGAACGTGGGATCCAGAACAATCCTCCCCAACTCCTCACCCTATCCCCCaaccccaaacactgcaaactggCTGTAGACCTTCCTCCTTATTGCAATGCATCGTTTCAGTTCCAAAGGAAAAAGTCCCACGCTTCCATGAGgcgagggggagagaagacagaTCGCCCCCGTTCAGTCCAGCGTCTCTCCAAAGTGGTCAACAGCTCATGGGACAGAGAGCGGGGAGGGAATCGGTTAGGGGGTCTCACgagagcaggcagggagggagagatctgGTTCTTGGTAGCAGGCAGAGGAAGACTGTCATGGCTGTAAATTGGGAGGTCCAGAAAAGATCCCACAGTTCCCTGAGAGGAGGATTGGTGGCGGTGGTGGGGATAGCATCCCGTCTTCTCCCCATTAACCTCCAAGTCGGATGCTCTGGATAATCTGGAAGATGGCTGATCTGCAGACCACGAACACGAAGAGGGCCAGGAGCCAGGGGCCAACAGGGGCCTTTTCCTCTTGGGGTGTCGGGGCCCGATGGAGGCCCCCCCCCTCTGAGTGGTGCTCTTGCTGTGCCTCTCGTTGGCCACCTTCATACGTTGCACCCCAGACATGGCggcgagttggggggggggctggtcaaGGTGGGGGGGCGacaccaaccaccaccactggagcagctgctgctgttgtcgtgGTGCCTTTGGCGGGGTGCCGcctcctttcccaccccccaccccctacatacctgagtttctaacactggtcctTGGTCAATCGCTAAGGCTGTACATACATCATACACGatactatagtttgttaagggttctgggaattgtagttctgggggaGTAtattatagttcccaggatttcgcaagagtgctttaaatgtaacgTGTGTCACAGACAGCCACACAAAAGATGGCCAAAATATATTAAGCTTTTGTTATTTTTACTGTGGAAACGTAGTCTATGAAGCCTTtgcactgaaaagaaaagaaaggggaaacaaTGGGCAATGGGAATGTATGCACGTGAGCAAGGAACAGGAAGAAACCGcactgttctttttaaaagtcagctGACTTCGTAAGAGTGTCCGCAAGTAGCTGAGACCTTTGTTTTGCTAGACATCAAAATACGGCAGAGAACAGATCCTAGTCTCAAAAAAACAGGAGTAGCCTGTTTATTCAAATgtggcaaggtgggggggggggttgagggctCGAAAGCCAAAGGGAGCcagttcatgtgtgtgtgtgtctgcaggcCTGACTTTTATTAATGCAATATTTCTGCTAACAGCCTCCTCTATGTAAGGCATCTGCAAAAACTTTGTATTGTTAACTTAATAGTGAAAATCTAATACAGGTTCCTATTTGAAATTTCCCATTAAGCTGACGTCAATAGAGGGCCGAGAATCAGATTGTTATGACCCAGACCATGAAACAGACATTCAAAGTCAGATGGTTTAAATTTAACCATCACACAGCAGTGAGAGTGTTGCAGCACTCTATCGGGTTTTTCTAGATGCTGCCAAGGTACATTTGGCACAAAAGGGGATTGGGGAGGGTATTAAAATTTGtactttttggtggtggtggggaggtcaggGGAGAAGAAAGTCAcacgagaagagaagaggaaggatTGAAAATACAGTTAAGTCCGCCTGTCAAACAAGCAGATAAGGATGGCAGGGTTGCACCCCTGTCTTAGTTACTTTATTTACAACAAGCGCTTGGAATTATTTGTGAGCTGTACAGCAAGGTTTAAACAGATAATTCCACGCCTGCAGACTCGCACTCTAAATTTGGTTATCATTGGACAAGTGCTTTTGCAGAAGCTGCAAACCTTAAGGCACTCTCTCCAGCAAAgtcgtgttttttaaaaaaagaaagaaaagaaaagagataatGATTCTGCCTCACTTTATacaaatgttccagttacaggtgggtagccgtgttggtctgccatagtcgaaacaaaatagaaaattctttccattagcaccttagagaccaactgagtttgttcttggtatgagcttcggtgtgcatgcacacttcttcagataagctcataccaagaacaaacttagttggtctctaaggtgctactggaaagaattttctattttgtttatacaAATGTACATTTTTCTCTTCTAGGCGTAAATTATcggagggcagggtggggagatggTCCCTGCAAGTTTTCAGAGTGTTCCAGCTTGAATAGAGGAACACAGAAATGTGTGATATTtagagtcaaaccattggcccacctagttcaaTGTTTCCCAACCCCgctgcctcccagatgttgttggacatggACATCCAACAATATCTGTAGGAAATTGGGTTTGAGGTTGTTCTGGTGCAGCATTGTCCACACCgattggcagtggttctccagggttccagactgGGAGGACTTTCCCAGCCGTACCTAGACATGCTAGGGAtcaaacctggtgccttctgcgTGGCCTCTCCGTGGCGGTGTGGAGGAAGGCACCAACTGGCCTGCGCCCACAACATCATGAACAAAACTCCTCCCACTTTTGTTagattggggggggaatcaaaagaTAACATGAAGGATGAACATATGAATctatacacagagagaaaattTATGAACCACTACATGGAGAGAGACGATAACTCATAAAGCATTCAAATTTAGGGTATCGTAAGTTTGCAATGCCACTTGCAAAGCCAGGCAGCTCTCAGTTTAGAAGAAGCTGTTGCAACTTCTCTTGAAGTTTGATGTCCATCTCCATCCTTAACTTTACTTCCCCGTAACCAATAAAAGTCACCTTGACAGCTCTACTGGGGGTGGGGTTTTGGAAAATGGAAGGGTGCCCCAATTAGAACAAAAAGGACCAGAATTCTTCACTAGACTCAGTTGAGAGTTGATTGACTCAAGTGGCAAATTTTTCGTTGGCTTAGATCATTGACACTaaagattgtatatatgtgtagtTTTAATGCATGAACCAAAACAACTACAGCAAGTCCACAAAGTATGCACATTTTACTTCCGCAAATTCAGCTTCATGtgttaggcaaaaaaaaaaaaaaaaacctttttaaaagggggtgaaCTTCCAGGAAAAAAGACATCTACAATCCCACCTGACACTGAACCCAATTTGTTTCtactatacagtcaaaccttggttcttgaatggctcCATTTTTGAACGTTTCTGCTCCCGAACACCAAAAACccttctggttttcgaacgtttttcggaagctgaatgtccgacgtggcttccgcttgagtgcaggaagctttttCAACCAATCGGGAAGCTGTGCCTCGGTTGTctaacatttcagaagccaaagAGGCTTCctgaacagattacgttcgacaaccaaagtTTGACTGTACATagttttggctttaggtgtgatgCCCGGAAACCCCTGCATAAACTGTGGGTTTCCACATCAGAGTCCCTGGTGCTCCAGAATTCAGCATGTTTCCTCACGGAACTGAAGAAGATTCCTGCATGACTCATTTAGCAGCACACTCTCACCCAGTGGATTTGATTTCTTAAGAAACCAAAACTTTGTTGTAGAATCCAAGAGTCAAGCAGAGTTTCGGCTCAGACCTTGAGAGATTTGAAGATTATGCACCCAGTGAAAACAGAAGCACGGGGCGTCCATTGGAAGCAACTTCACTTACAGCTTTTTCCTAGACAGATCTAGTGGAAATTTCAATTACAATAACCTGAAGTAATTAAGTGGACCGGGAACGACTTTTGCCCCCGGGGAAGGGATAAAAGAATAATACTTCCTTGAATGAACAGGAACGAATCCAATGCTGGCACAAGTTTGCAGGACTGGGCGTCGTAATATTGAAGTCTCACACAAGCGGTGAGGCTCGTTGCTAAGAAGGgcgaacaagataagaaaggataGAGACTTTTCCTTGATACCTCGAGTTATTAAATCAAGTAAGAAGACAGAGCCAGATGTTCACTTGGAAGTACAGGGTTTGGGCGGGTGGAGAGGGGACTACAGCTATCTTGCCACTTTAACAAACTTAAAAAGTCTGCACAGATGGCTACTTTTCCTACAACTGTTATTTAGTTTCCCGAAGATTTTCATCTTTGCTGTTCACTGGTAAAATCAGTTCAGttttagaaaattctttccagtagcaccttagagaccaactgagtttgttcttggtatgagcttatctgaagaagtgtgcatgcacacgaaagctcataccaagaacaaactcagttggtctctaaggtgctactggaaagaattttctattttggtttgactatggcagaccaacacagctacccacctgtaactagttcagttttatttattcatttatttttgcttgATTGTAAGCTCTCAGGGACGGACTCTTTCAAAACTGGAAAAATACatattgcatataaaaacacaaatagcaGTCGTCGTCCCCCAccacacaaaaaaacctcatCTTACCGTCTAGCTAAAAGTCATGCCCCCTGCCATTTGAATCCTTTCACCTTTAATTCAGAAAAGCAAGGAGCAGAAATAAGATCCTGATATGTCAACCatgatatcttttttttaaaaaaaaatgccactgaGATAAGTAGttgcattttacacacacacacacacacagttgcagTGTTCCAATATGCTCATTGTTAGACAATCAGTTCTGCTACCTCCAAAGAAACCCTCACCGGCCTTTTCTACAAAACCACGGGGGAGACAGAGTTATGAATGGACTCTTAAGGCTGGTTCACAAACAAACGTGTACCAGATTCAACCTAATCCTATGCAGCTTTGCTCAGAAGTAACGGCGAAAAATTTCAGTGCAACTGACTTCCAAGTACACAAAGAACTACAGCCTTGGTTTCTTTGTACTTCTGTGATGAGCAGCTGAATCTGTAAATTGCCCCTGCCCTGAACTATTATACATATAAACttttgtaatgttgttgttgttgttgttgttgtttgtacacTGCCTAGATATGTTTTACATTgcaagtggaatataaataatttaaaggaaataaataacaaatgcaCCGTCAAAAGGGCATCTTACTcataaaattcatcagcatattttgtgtgaattttcccatacaaattttaatgcaagtgtggcactcaaattggcaGTGTAAAACtgaaaacggagcatgttcagcttctgaaaaaagttcgcaaaccggaaagaagaagagtttggatttgatatcccgctttgtcactaccctaaggagtctcaaagcggctaacattctcctttcccttcctcccccacaacaaacaccactgtgaggtgagtggggctgagagacttcagagaagtgtgactagcccaaggtcacccagcagctgcatgtggaggagcggagacgcgaacccggttcaccagattacgagtctaccgctcttaactactacaccacactggcaagccGGAACAGTCCGCCATCATCAGCCTTGGCTCTCACAACTCTGTACACTCCAGCCCAACTTTCTGCTTGTCCCTGCATGGTACCAGGTGCTACTTCAGTAGCAATTCCTGATCCATATGTAGCCAAAGCAGTCCTTGTGGTGCCTTCAAgtcattgctggactacaactcccatcatctttgaccattagccatgctggctggaggtgaTATGGAACTGGGAGCCCAAGTAGGTC is from Lacerta agilis isolate rLacAgi1 chromosome 10, rLacAgi1.pri, whole genome shotgun sequence and encodes:
- the LOC117053592 gene encoding LOW QUALITY PROTEIN: stress-associated endoplasmic reticulum protein 1-like (The sequence of the model RefSeq protein was modified relative to this genomic sequence to represent the inferred CDS: inserted 1 base in 1 codon); protein product: MSGVQRMKVANERHSKSTTQRGGASIGPRHXQEEKAPVGPWLLALFVFVVCRSAIFQIIQSIRLGG